The nucleotide window GCCCGTGCACCAGCCGCGCGAACGTCCGCGCCTGCAGGTGAACGGCCTCGGGACCGAGCGAGGCCGCGATGTCGGCGGCCCGGGCGAACAGGTAGTCGCCGATCAGGATGGCGACGGAGTTGCCCCACCGCGCGTTGGCGCTCGGCGCACCGCGCCGCACGGTGGCCTCGTCCATGACGTCGTCGTGGTAGAGCGTGGCCAGGTGGGTCAGCTCGACGACCAGCGCGGCCGGCACGATCTCGGCCCGCGAGGGATCGCCCATCTGGGCGCCCAGCGCCAGAATCAGGGGCCGGAACCGCTTGCCGCCGGCGTCCATCAGGTGCCGCGAGGCCTCGGCCACCAGCGGATCGGCGCTGGCGACATTGCTGCGCAGCGCATCCTCCACAGCAGCAAGAGTCGCCGACACCGACACGTCGACCGCAGGGTCTATGTCGAGGCCAAGCGACGTCAGCGCGCTGTCTCCGGTGCTCACCACACTTTCACGATGCCATACGCCCCCGACAAGGGCCGCCTCAGGGGGGCCAACTGCAAGGTCCAAAACCACGCCAAGGCACCGATCCGGAAATGTCGACCGAGCCAGCCCGCCCCACACCGCCGACGAACCGAAGACCAAGATCCAAAACATCCCAAAATACGGATCCAGAAATGTCCACCAAGGCTCCCGCCCCCAAGCCCCTGCACACCACCTCTGATCAGGCCGCCGCCGCCCAAGTCCCCACCCCAACCACGAACCAACCACCCCCAAGTCCACAAACTCCACAAACTCCACAAACTCCACCCAACCCAACCCCCCTCACCCCGCTCCGCCAATCCGATCCGATCCGGGCCGGGCGGTGAGGCGCGTGCCGGACCGAGCCGGTGCGGGGCGGGGCGGTGCGGGGCGGGATGGGATGGGATGGGGTAGGCCGGACCGGACCGAGCCGGGTGCGGGGTGGGCCGAGCCGGGTGCGGGGTGGGCCGAGCCGGTGCGGGGTGGGTGCGGCGGGCCGGGCTAGACCAAGCCAAGCCAAGCCAAGCCAAGCCAAGCCAAGCCAGGCCGGGCCGGGCCGAGCCGGGTCGGTGCGGGGTGGGCCGGGCCGAGCCAGGCCGGGCCGGGTCGGTGCGGGGCGGGGCGGGTGGGGCCGGACCGGACCGGACCGAGCGGGGCGGGGTAGGCCGAGCCGGTGCGGGGTGGGGTGGGCCGAACCGAACCGAACCGGACCGAGCTGGGCTGGGCTCGGCCGGACCGAGCCGGACCGAGCCGGACCAAGCCGGGCGGACCGAACCGAGCCGAACCGGACCGAACCGGACCGGGTCGGTGCGGGGGGCGGGGCGGGGCCGGGTCGGTGCGGGGCGGGGTGGGCCGGACCGAGCCGAACCGAGCCGAACCGAGCCGAGCTGGGCCGGGCCGGACCGGACCGGACCGAGCTGGGCCGGACCGAGCCGAGCTGGGCCGGACCGGACCGGACCGAGCCGAGCTGGGCCGGGCCGGGCCGAGCCGGGGCCAAGCCAGATCGAACCGGACCGAGCCGAGCTAGGCCGGGCCGGACCAAGCCGGACCGAACCGGGCCGGACGAACCGGGCCGAACCGAACCGGGCCGAACCGGGGCGGGGTGGGCCGAACCGAGCTAGGCCGAACCGAACCGAGCCGAGCTGGAGCCGGGCCGAGCCGGGGCCAAGCCGGACCAGACCGAACCGAGCTGGGCTGGGCCGGGCCGGGCCGGGCTAGACCGAGCTGGGCCGGGCCGAGCCGAGCCGGGCCAGACCAAGCCGGACCGAACCGGGGCCGAGCCGGACCGGACCGGACCGGAGCGAGCCAGGCCGGACCGAGCCAGACCGGACCGGACCGAGCCGAGCCGAGCCGGACCAGGCCGAACCGAGCAGGACCGAGCCAGGCCGAACCGAGCCGGACCGAGCTGGGCCGAGCCGGGCCAGACCAAGCCGGACCGACCAGGGCCGAGCCGGACCGGGCCGAGCCGGACCGGGCCGGGCCGGGCCGGGCTGGGCCGGGCTGGAGCGAGCCAGGCCGGACCGAGCTGGGCTGGGCCGGGCCGGGCCAGACGAAGCTAAGCCAGTCGGAGCGGACCGGGGGCGAGCCGGGCCGTGTTGGGCTGGGCTGGGTGACGGGTGGGCTCGGTTCGTGGGTTTGGTGGTGGGGAGCACGGAGCTGGCAGGGTGGGGGTGGCCGCTCATGAGCCGCCAGGCGATTGGCCGCCCCCGCCCGGTCTCGGCGGGAGCGGCGGTCTGTGCCATGCAATCAGGCACGACATGGTCCTGCTGTTGATCTTCGCTAGGAGGACACTAAAAGGCCCCGACCTGGAGACCAGGAATCGGGGCCTTTTGGGGTTGGTGGTTATCGGACGAACTGGGCGGCGTCGTTGGTGAGGTCCAGCAGGGGGGCCGGGACAACGCCCAGGATCAGGGTCACGATTACGCCGATTACCAGGGCGGCCGAGGTTAGGAAGCCTGGGATCGAGACCGACGGGGTTGTTTCGCCCGGCTCTGAGAGCCAGACCATCACGATTACGCGCAGGTACGGGAAGGCCAGCACCATGCTGGTGATGACGCCGACGATGACGAGCCAGGTCTGGCCGCCGTCGACTGCGGCGCCGAAGACCGCGAACTTGCTGGTGAAGCCGCTGGTCAGGGGGATGCCGGCGAAGGCGAGCATGATGAAGGAGAAGGCGGCGGCGAACAGTGGGCTCTTGCGGCCCAGGCCCGCCCAGCGGGACAGGTGGGTCGCCTCGCCGTCCGCGTCGCGGACCAGGGAGACGATGCCGAAGGCCGCCAGTACCGAGAAGCCGTAGGCGACCAGGTAGAACATCGTGCTGGACAGGCCATCCTTGTTGAGCGCCAGGACGCCCACCATCAGGTAGCCCGCGTTGGCGATCGAGGAGTACGCCAGCAGCCGCTTCATGTCCGTCTGCGTGACCGCCAGGATCGCGCCGACCAGCATCGTCAGGATCGCGATCACGCCGAGGACCGGCTGGAAGTTCCAGCGGACGCCCTCGAAGGCCACGTAGAGGACGCGCAGCAGGGCGCCGAAGGCCGCGACCTTGGTGCAGGCCGCCATCAGGGCCGTGACCGACGTCGGGGAGCCCTGGTAGACGTCCGGGGTCCAGACGTGGAACGGGACCGCCGCGCACTTGAAGAGCAGGCCGATCGACACCAGGGCCAGGCCGCCGAAGAGGAGCACCTCGCTGCGGGTCGGGTCGGCCACCGCGGTGTGGATGGCGGCAAGGTCGATCGCGCCGGCGAAGCCGTAGAGCAGGGCCACGCCGAACAGGAAGAACGCCGAGGCGTACGAGCCGAGCAGGAAGTACTTGAGCGCCGCCTCCTGGCTGAGCAGGCGCCGGCGGCGGGCCAGCGCGCAGAGCAGGTACAGCGGGAGGGAGAAGACCTCGAGGGCCACGAACATGGTCAGCAGGTCGTTCGCGGCCACGAACAGCAGCATGCCGCCGAGGGTGAAGACGGCCAGCGGGTAGACCTCCGTGGCGCCCGGCTCGCTGCTCGCCTGCTTCAGGTCCTTCTCCGAGCCGACGGTGATCGCCGCCTGGGAGACGAACGCGCCGCCGGCCTCGACGGAGCGTTCGCCGATCAGCAGCAGCGACACGAGGCCGAGCAGCAGGATCGAGCCTTGCAGGAACAGCGTGGGGCCGTCGATGGCGACCGCGCCGCCGATGGTCAGCGTCCGGGTGTCGCGGCCGATGATCACCGCGATCAGCGCGGCGACGACGGCGACCAGGGCCAGGATCAGCTGGATCATGTTGCGGCGGTGGCGCGGCAGGATCGCTTCGAGCAGGATGCCGAGGCAGGCCGCGCCGAAGAGGATCAACATCGGCGACAGGGCGGCGTAATTGATCTCGGGTAGTTGGACGTCTCCCATGGCTACGGCGCCACCTTTCCGTTCGCGACCGCCGTTGGTGCGGGATCGGTCGTGCCGACGTCCTGCATGGTTGCCTCTACCGCCGGATTGATCACATCGGTGACGGGCTTCGGGTAGAAGCCCAGGACCAGCAGGAGGACCACCAGCGGCGCGACCACGACCTTCTCGCGCAGCGTGATGTCCTTGTGCATGGCCGGGTACTCGGTCAATGTCGGGTTCAGCGTGCCCTGCGTGGTGCGCTGCACCATCCAGAGCACGTACGCCGCGGCCAGGATGATGCCCGTGGTGGCGATGACGGCGTAGGTCTTGTGCACGGTGAACGTGCCGATCAGCACCAGGAACTCGCTGACGAACGGCGCGGTGCCGGGCAGCGCCAGCGACGCGAGACCGGCGAAGAACAGGATTCCCGCCAGCACCGGGACCAGCTTGCCGGCCCCGCCGAAGTCGCTGGTCAGCGCCGAGCCTCGGCGGGCGACGAACATGCCGACGACCAGGAAGAGCAGGCCGGTCGCGAGGCCGTGGTTGACCATGTACAGCACCGAGCCGGTGCCCGCCTGGGTGGTGAAGGCGAAGATGCCGATGCCGATGAACCCGAAGTGCGCGATCGAGGTGTACGACACCAGCCGCTTCAGGTCGTTCTGGCCGACCGCCAGCAGCGCCGCGTAGATGATGCCGATGACACCGAGGACCAGGGCCGCCGGCGCGAACCAGCGCGACGCCTCCGGGAACAGCGGCAGGCAGTACCGCAGGATGCCGAAGGTGCCGACCTTGTCGAGCACGCCGACCAGCAGCGCCGCGGCGGGCGCCGGGGCGGCGACACCGGCGTCGGGCAGCCAGGTGTGGAACGGGAAGAACGGCGCCTTGACCGCGAAAGCGATGAAGAAGCCGAGGAACAGCCAGCGCGCGGTGTTGGTGTCGAACGCCGCCGAGACGTCGCTGAGCTTCTGCCAGTCGAACGTGTGCCCGCCGACGACCCAGAGGCCGATCACCGCGGCCAGCATGAAGAGGCCGCCGACCAGCGAGTAGAGGAAGAACTTGACCGCCGCGTACTGCCGCCGGGCGCCGCCGTACGAGCCGATGATGAAGTACATCGGCACGAGCATGACCTCGAAGAACACGTAGAACAGGAACACGTCGGCGGCCGCGAAGACGCCGATCATCGTGCATTCGAGGGTGAGCAGCAGGGCGAAGTACGCCGGCACGCTCCGCGTGGCCTCGTCGACGTCGTGCCACGACGCCAGGATCACGGCCGGTACCAGGATCGCGATCAGCATCAGCATCACCAGGGCGATGCCGTCCGCGGCGAACGTGAACCGGACGTCCCAGGTCGGGATCCACGGCTTCGACCAGGTGAACTGGAAGCGGTCGCCGCCGACCTCGAAGACGATCCACATGACGATGCTCAGCACGAGCACGACCAGCGACCAGCCCAAGGCGATCGTCTTGGCCAGCTGTGCCTTGGCCCTCGGGATACAGGCCACCACGGCCGCCCCCACCAGGGGGATCACCGTCAGGAAGGGCAAGAACGGAAAGTCGGTCACGCCAACCATCCCAACTGGATTGCGAGGAAGGCACCGACGACCAGAACTACGCCGGTGAGCATGGACAACGCATACGAGCGGACGAAACCGGTCTGTAGCCTGCGCAGGCGACCCGAGCTGCCGCCGACCGTGGCCGCGAGGCCGTTCACCGCGCCGTCGATGCCCCTGTTGTCCAGGAAGACCAGCGCGCGGGTCAGGTAGATGCCGGGCCGCTCGAACACCGCCTCGTTGAAGGCGTCGGTGTAGAGGTTGCGGCGAGCGGCCGTGACCAGCACGCCGGCGGGCTGCTCCTGCTCGGCGGTGCCCTTGCGGAACAGCGCGTACGCGACGCCCGCGCCGAGGACGGTGAGGACCAGCGAGAGGGCGGTGATCACGCCGTGCGACAGCACCGGCTCGTGCTCCGCGACCTCCGGGCCGAGGACCGGCTCCAGCCAGCGCGGGACGCTTGTCTTCATCAGGAAACCGGCGCCGATCGAGCCGAGGGCCAGCAGCATCAGCGGGACGGTCATGATGTACGGCGACTCGTGCGGCTCCTTGATGTCCTCGGTCCACCGCTTCGGGCCGTGGAAGGTGAGGATGAACAGCCGCGTCATGTAGAAGGCGGTCAGCCCGGCGCCGAGCAGGGCGGCCCCGCCGTACAGCCACGAGGTCCAGTCGCCGCGCTCGAAGGCCGCCACGATGATCGGCTCCTTGGTGAAGAAGCCGGACAGCGGCGGGATGCCGATGATGGCGAGCCAGCCCATCATGAAGGTCAGCCAGGTCCACCGCATGTACTTCGACAGCGCGCCGAAGCGCCGGATGTCGACCTGATCGTGCATGCCGTGCATGACCGAGCCGGCGCCGAGGAACATGTTGGCCTTGAAGAAGCCGTGCGCCAGCAGGTGGACGATGGCCAGCGAGTACGCGCCGCCGCCGAGACCGACACCGAGGAACATGTAGCCGATCTGGCTGACCGTCGACCAGGCCAGGACCCGCTTGATGTCGTCCTTGGCGGCGCCGATGATGCAGCCCAGCAGCAGCGTGAGCGCGCCGACGCTGACCACGATCGTCTGGAGCGTGGTGTTCGCCGAGAAGATCGGGTTGGACCGGGCGATGAGGTAGACGCCGGCGGTGACCATCGTCGCGGCGTGGATCAGGGCCGAGACCGGGGTCGGGCCCTCCATCGCGTCGGGGAGCCAGGCCTGGAGCGGGAACTGGCCGGACTTGCCGGCCGCGCCGAGCAGCAGCAGGATGCCGAGTACCAGCACCGTGGTGCCGGAGAGCGCGCCGACGCCGTTGAACACCTCGTCGTACTGGGTGGTGCCCAGCGTGGCGAAGAGCAGGAAGATGCCGATGGCCAGGCCGGCGTCGCCGACCCGGTTCATCAGGAACGCCTTCTTACCGGCGGTGGCCGCCGACGGCCGGACGTACCAGAACGAGATCAGCAGGTACGACGCCAGGCCGACGCCCTCCCAGCCGAAGTAGAGCATCACGTAGTTGTTGCCGAGGACCAGCAGCAGCATCGCGGCGACGAAGAGGTTGAAGTAGGCGAAGAACTTCCGCCGCTCCGGGTCGTGCTCCATGTAGCCGACCGCGTACAGGTGGATCAGCGAGCCGACACCGGTGATCAGCAGGACGAAGACCGCGGCCAGCGGGTCGAAGAGCAACCCGAACTCCACGTGCAGCCCGCCGACCACGATGAAGTCCCACAGGCTCTGCTCCGCGGCCCGGGCGTCTGGGTCGAGGCCGCGCAGGCTGAAGAACATCGACAGGCCGAGGACGAACGGCACGGCGACCGCCACTACGCCGAGCCAGTGCCCCCACTTGTCGGCCTTCCTGCCCAGCAGGAGCAGGACCGCCGCGCTGGCGAGCGGAATGGCCACCAGCAGCCAGATCCCGCTCAGCAGCCCGGTCGCGTGGGCATACTCCACTGTCTGTTCCACGTGAAGGCCCCTTTAGTACTTGAGGAGGTTGGCGTCGTCGACGCTGGCCGAGCGCCGCGTCCGGAAGATCGACATGATGATGGCCAGGCCGACCACGACCTCGGCCGCCGCGACCACCATCACGAAGAACGAGATGATCTGGCCGTCGAGCGTGCCGTTGATCCGGCTGAAGGTCACCAGCGCGAGGTTCGCGGCGTTCAGCATCAGCTCGATGCACATGAACAGCACGATCGCGTTGCGGCGCACGAGTACGCCCGCGGCGCCGATGGTGAACAGGATCGTCGCCAGCACAAGGTAGTAGTCAGGTGTCACTTCTCTGTCCTCTTCGGTGCGGCCTCGCCGGCGGTCAGCTCGCGCACGGGCAGGATCGGCGAGATGCTGCGCTCGGTGCCGTTACCGTCCGGCAGCCGGGCCGGCACGGCGACCGACATCGTGTTCGCGTAGACGCCGGGGCCGGGTTTCGGTCCCGGATAGGTGCCCGGCCGGAAGCGCGCCTTCATGCGCGTGACCTGGTCGGCGATCTCTTCCTTGGCGCGCTCGACGTGCGCGAGCACCATGGCACCGACGGCCGCCGTGATCAGCAGCGCGGAGGTGACCTCGAAGCCGAACACGTACTTGGTGAACAGCAGCCGGGCGATGCCCTGCACGTTGCCGCCGTAGGCACCGTTCGCCTCGGCCAGGCCGACGACCTCGGTGCCGCCCAGCGAGCGGGCCAGGCCCGTCGCGACGAGCATGCCGAAGGCGACACCCAGCAGGATGGCGGCGATCCGCTGCCCGCGCAGGGTTTCGATCAGCGAGTCGGACACGTCGCGGCCGACGAGCATCAGCACGAACAGGAAGAGCATCATGATCGCGCCGGTGTAGACGATGATCTGCACCGCGCCGAGGAACGGCGCCTGGTTGATCACGTAGATGAAGCCCAGGTTGAGCATGGTGACGATCAGCCACAGGGCGGAGTGCACGGCGTTGCGCGCCAGGACCATGCCCAGCGCGCCGATGACGG belongs to Amorphoplanes digitatis and includes:
- the nuoN gene encoding NADH-quinone oxidoreductase subunit NuoN: MGDVQLPEINYAALSPMLILFGAACLGILLEAILPRHRRNMIQLILALVAVVAALIAVIIGRDTRTLTIGGAVAIDGPTLFLQGSILLLGLVSLLLIGERSVEAGGAFVSQAAITVGSEKDLKQASSEPGATEVYPLAVFTLGGMLLFVAANDLLTMFVALEVFSLPLYLLCALARRRRLLSQEAALKYFLLGSYASAFFLFGVALLYGFAGAIDLAAIHTAVADPTRSEVLLFGGLALVSIGLLFKCAAVPFHVWTPDVYQGSPTSVTALMAACTKVAAFGALLRVLYVAFEGVRWNFQPVLGVIAILTMLVGAILAVTQTDMKRLLAYSSIANAGYLMVGVLALNKDGLSSTMFYLVAYGFSVLAAFGIVSLVRDADGEATHLSRWAGLGRKSPLFAAAFSFIMLAFAGIPLTSGFTSKFAVFGAAVDGGQTWLVIVGVITSMVLAFPYLRVIVMVWLSEPGETTPSVSIPGFLTSAALVIGVIVTLILGVVPAPLLDLTNDAAQFVR
- a CDS encoding NADH-quinone oxidoreductase subunit M → MTDFPFLPFLTVIPLVGAAVVACIPRAKAQLAKTIALGWSLVVLVLSIVMWIVFEVGGDRFQFTWSKPWIPTWDVRFTFAADGIALVMLMLIAILVPAVILASWHDVDEATRSVPAYFALLLTLECTMIGVFAAADVFLFYVFFEVMLVPMYFIIGSYGGARRQYAAVKFFLYSLVGGLFMLAAVIGLWVVGGHTFDWQKLSDVSAAFDTNTARWLFLGFFIAFAVKAPFFPFHTWLPDAGVAAPAPAAALLVGVLDKVGTFGILRYCLPLFPEASRWFAPAALVLGVIGIIYAALLAVGQNDLKRLVSYTSIAHFGFIGIGIFAFTTQAGTGSVLYMVNHGLATGLLFLVVGMFVARRGSALTSDFGGAGKLVPVLAGILFFAGLASLALPGTAPFVSEFLVLIGTFTVHKTYAVIATTGIILAAAYVLWMVQRTTQGTLNPTLTEYPAMHKDITLREKVVVAPLVVLLLVLGFYPKPVTDVINPAVEATMQDVGTTDPAPTAVANGKVAP
- the nuoL gene encoding NADH-quinone oxidoreductase subunit L codes for the protein MEQTVEYAHATGLLSGIWLLVAIPLASAAVLLLLGRKADKWGHWLGVVAVAVPFVLGLSMFFSLRGLDPDARAAEQSLWDFIVVGGLHVEFGLLFDPLAAVFVLLITGVGSLIHLYAVGYMEHDPERRKFFAYFNLFVAAMLLLVLGNNYVMLYFGWEGVGLASYLLISFWYVRPSAATAGKKAFLMNRVGDAGLAIGIFLLFATLGTTQYDEVFNGVGALSGTTVLVLGILLLLGAAGKSGQFPLQAWLPDAMEGPTPVSALIHAATMVTAGVYLIARSNPIFSANTTLQTIVVSVGALTLLLGCIIGAAKDDIKRVLAWSTVSQIGYMFLGVGLGGGAYSLAIVHLLAHGFFKANMFLGAGSVMHGMHDQVDIRRFGALSKYMRWTWLTFMMGWLAIIGIPPLSGFFTKEPIIVAAFERGDWTSWLYGGAALLGAGLTAFYMTRLFILTFHGPKRWTEDIKEPHESPYIMTVPLMLLALGSIGAGFLMKTSVPRWLEPVLGPEVAEHEPVLSHGVITALSLVLTVLGAGVAYALFRKGTAEQEQPAGVLVTAARRNLYTDAFNEAVFERPGIYLTRALVFLDNRGIDGAVNGLAATVGGSSGRLRRLQTGFVRSYALSMLTGVVLVVGAFLAIQLGWLA
- the nuoK gene encoding NADH-quinone oxidoreductase subunit NuoK — protein: MTPDYYLVLATILFTIGAAGVLVRRNAIVLFMCIELMLNAANLALVTFSRINGTLDGQIISFFVMVVAAAEVVVGLAIIMSIFRTRRSASVDDANLLKY
- a CDS encoding NADH-quinone oxidoreductase subunit J; the protein is MIALAAEAAGQVSTGEAWAFWILAPLAVIGALGMVLARNAVHSALWLIVTMLNLGFIYVINQAPFLGAVQIIVYTGAIMMLFLFVLMLVGRDVSDSLIETLRGQRIAAILLGVAFGMLVATGLARSLGGTEVVGLAEANGAYGGNVQGIARLLFTKYVFGFEVTSALLITAAVGAMVLAHVERAKEEIADQVTRMKARFRPGTYPGPKPGPGVYANTMSVAVPARLPDGNGTERSISPILPVRELTAGEAAPKRTEK